The Bdellovibrio bacteriovorus W nucleotide sequence GAACAAAAAAAACTTGGAGCGAGGTGAGCTCACTCCTTGTACTTTCAGTATTCTTTACGGTGTGGTTCTTTAAATCGGAATATCGCTTTCGCGTCCCCTTCGATGGTGTTTTCATTCTCTGGGCATCGATGGGGATCGTTTGGGCCTACGAGTTCGTGTCTTCCGCGATCAAACAAATAGGCAGAGCTTACTCTCGTGTATTGCGATGAGAGTTGAGCTCCGAAATTTGAGAGTTCAAAGTACAGAAATCATAAAGGTAGCCCACTAAAAACAAACCACCTGTCAAAAACCAAATGACACCTGTCACCCATTTCTTTAAATAGAAACGGTGAATGCCAAAAACACCTAAAAATGTAAGAAGAATCCAAGCTAAAGAATAGTCAATCGCACCTGAACGAAATCGGGCCTGAGCATCCCTTTCCATAGAAGGAATTAAAAATAGGTCCACAATCCAACCAACGCCTAATAAGCCCAACGTACAAAACCAAATAGTCCCCGTCACAGGCTTTCCAAAATAGAAGCGATGAGCTCCCATAAAACCAAAGATCCACAGGATATAACCAATTAGAAGACTGTGTGTAGGCATGCTCATAGTTTCAAATTCCTTTTTCTTTAGCTGTTTCTGTTTCTCAAATACTTTGCAAACTGTTTCATTACCCAAACATGAATCAAAGCCTGGCTCCACAAATATACAAACCAAGGCAATCGAGGTTCGAAATCGTGAATGGCCGCTATGATCTGCTCACCATTTGAAATTTCGCGAAACTCCAAACGCCCGCGCAAAGTCTTCTTTGCCAAAGCTCCACCGCGCACATAAAAAAGCTGCCGGTCGGGACCACTTCTTTCGGGTGCATGCTCTAAAACTAAGAGTGTTAGCTTAGG carries:
- a CDS encoding TM2 domain-containing protein (COG2314 Predicted membrane protein), whose product is MSMPTHSLLIGYILWIFGFMGAHRFYFGKPVTGTIWFCTLGLLGVGWIVDLFLIPSMERDAQARFRSGAIDYSLAWILLTFLGVFGIHRFYLKKWVTGVIWFLTGGLFLVGYLYDFCTLNSQISELNSHRNTRE